In Erigeron canadensis isolate Cc75 chromosome 1, C_canadensis_v1, whole genome shotgun sequence, a single window of DNA contains:
- the LOC122609614 gene encoding cell division topological specificity factor homolog, chloroplastic, with protein MAISGDFRVSAALGPSPTNPIRITSPPKADSVNFLNGGSSLSRSMPKWSTSIAYMQSTRCHVKRPLGIISDYEMSTRSFNQDAESFLLNAINMNFFERLSLAWKIIFPSPSLIKNSNANVAKQRLKMILFSDRCAVSEEAKQKIVSNVVNALSDFVVIESQDKVQLSVSTDPALGTIYSVTVPVRRVKAEYQEEDGEGTIMNMEYKDNGASSGSMDVTFDFYVPE; from the exons ATGGCGATTTCCGGTGACTTTAGGGTTTCAGCTGCATTAGGTCCTTCTCCTACTAATCCCATCCGCATTACTTCACCACCTAAG GCCGATTCTGTTAATTTCCTAAATGGAGGATCGAGTCTTTCTAGAAGTATGCCTAAATGGTCAACTTCTATAGCATATATGCAGAGCACACGATGCCATGTTAAACGGCCACTTGGGATCATCAGTGACTATGAAATGTCCACAAGGTCCTTTAACCAGGATGCAGAAAGCTTCCTGTTGAATGCCATAAACATGAATTTCTTTGAGCGTTTGAGTTTAGCTTGGAAGATTATCTTTCCATCACCATCATTGATAAAGAACTCAAATGCAAACGTGGCCAAACAACGGTTGAAAATGATTCTGTTTTCTGACCGGTGTGCAGTGAGTGAGGAGGCAAAACAGAAGATAGTCAGCAATGTCGTCAATGCCCTTTCAGATTTTGTTGTGATTGAATCTCAAGACAAAGTCCAGCTTAGCGTCTCCACCGATCCTGCCCTTGGGACTATCTACTCAGTCACAGTGCCTGTGAGACGCGTGAAAGCAGAATATCAAGAAGAAGATGGGGAGGGAACGATTATGAATATGGAATACAAGGACAATGGAGCATCTTCTGGCTCGATGGATGTGACATTTGATTTTTATGTTCCTGAGTGA